Proteins encoded together in one Fusobacterium sp. FSA-380-WT-3A window:
- a CDS encoding YicC/YloC family endoribonuclease: protein MRSMTGYSKYSHQDENFIIDMEIKSVNNKNLNLKIKMPASLNFLETKIRTKIGEKVTRGSIDLKIDFEDRREIENLFEYDEQICKAYLKVLTDMENNFGEKFTNKMDYLIRNFNVIKRKENDYNDYEEIIFSKLDNLLEEFLEFKDTEGNRLKKYFIERLEFIKERITEIKKYKNQVVAIYKEKLLKRLENIKEEVSFNEEDILKEILLFTDRSDISEEISRLDSHLKQLEIEIKSEDKIVGKKIDFILQEIFRELNTTGVKSSSYEISKIVVECKNEIEKIREQAMNIE, encoded by the coding sequence AATTGATATGGAAATAAAGAGTGTTAATAATAAAAATTTAAATTTAAAGATAAAAATGCCAGCTTCTTTAAATTTTTTAGAAACTAAAATTAGAACAAAAATTGGTGAAAAAGTAACTAGAGGAAGTATAGATTTAAAAATAGATTTCGAAGATAGAAGAGAAATTGAAAATCTTTTTGAATATGATGAACAAATTTGTAAAGCTTATTTAAAAGTTTTAACAGATATGGAAAATAATTTTGGTGAAAAATTTACTAATAAAATGGATTATTTAATAAGAAATTTTAATGTCATAAAAAGAAAAGAAAATGATTATAATGATTATGAAGAAATTATTTTTTCTAAACTAGATAATTTATTAGAAGAATTTTTAGAATTTAAAGATACAGAAGGAAATAGATTAAAAAAATACTTTATAGAAAGACTTGAATTTATAAAAGAAAGAATAACTGAAATAAAAAAATATAAAAATCAAGTTGTTGCTATTTATAAAGAAAAATTATTAAAAAGATTAGAAAATATAAAAGAAGAAGTTTCTTTTAATGAAGAAGATATTTTAAAAGAAATATTACTTTTTACAGATAGAAGTGATATATCTGAAGAGATATCAAGACTAGATAGTCATTTAAAGCAATTAGAAATAGAAATAAAATCTGAGGATAAGATAGTAGGTAAAAAAATAGATTTTATTTTACAAGAAATTTTTAGAGAGTTAAATACTACAGGAGTAAAATCATCTTCATATGAAATTTCAAAAATTGTTGTAGAATGTAAAAATGAAATTGAAAAAATTAGAGAACAAGCAATGAATATAGAATAA